A region of Ferruginibacter albus DNA encodes the following proteins:
- a CDS encoding beta strand repeat-containing protein: protein MNRNLRCYAADPVGAHSNLLSRNTMIMNNDLLAVKNGISKKIILLGVILFTFSAGFAQRFAVASGNWDATSTWSTTAGGSSGASVPTASDNVTIPGNFTVAVRTSSGNATCNSLTIQSGGTLTMGESGNTTARTLVVSGNIQVNTGGTFTCQGNNAVTHNLNVAGDFTNNGTVNFVVSSNRLVNVTFNKSGTQTLSGTPTSNVFNGITIGSGTTVNCTSDLTLNGVLTNNATGTSIFNATAGTITLASTAWSVTNNASGIFNTSLNLNNATVTGTGTNKNTLKFIFAVSGTLTINSGVTFDCVGSNDSTSTGNIILNKNGAGINNLNTSASTTILGRLTVLCPNATDVVSLSGYGYTNPINIGGSNQRGALYLTKGILKLTSNYISFPKYTYVYKTSGDLASSGDGAGVGDVDADGGTIFYNPNSGSDINLKGGPTLNNFISLSTDGNGPINFGNVGNARFNGIFSIINGNSAAITYTSGSAASNGPKWGPNSTLYYKGDANTTHTTSVVGSLWFATSGTTIGSTIGYPNNVTFINAGGPYTISQSVPLNGVLTCGDGSTASSITISGGTAPFTCGGLNIQTSSTLIAPSGNMIVKGDFTNFNTFTNSGGTVTFGGSSQQNIGIAAVTTNITTVNGSPFATVASASGLVVGEGNPTAVTGIAANTRILAINGTTIYLSANATASGTVSITFSKTNGTHAFNNLTISNTAYVKLKTPTSVAGVLALPTSGSSGIIETDNTNLLSVTNTGTGAITGGYTSGYINGPVKWTSNTTNGAQYAFPVGSGTTNYLPLVLTKNTTTATNVTISASTGTFSSATFNAPLDSLSKTEHWRLIADQVLTGSTVSLNRTAAMGNLNKIGESTDTTGSGSYSSIGGTGTGPIISGDIGSGKVLDFQLAKITPCAGPTTGTITASAAANSCNGGSLVTLSAPSLADGTYDITYTVTGTNSVGSTSVTSLVFSSHSASFTTSNLTSAGSANVVNITGIALHSTPTCITTLSVASPSFSTNQGPTVAGITAAATSVCAGTGSVVTVSGSTLADGAYTISYNVSGTNTVSSTTATMTVSGGTKSGTFTTSALSVAGAANVVNITGIALTASSACITTVSASSASFTTNSGPSVNSTTSITPLMAYDFTGYTGGSATSPSTGSIGSNNIIPNSTGLTATTDRFGTSNAAVSSFSASTNYMWSNAAFSSSPTTFSISGWFKTSVGGFMMGILAGQSGDPGSHDHNIWMDDNGHVVFGIWTGSATVVASPGTYKDNAWHHVVATIGTGNVLRLYMDGSLVSTYTATSSGDGISGRWLRIGYNTNLWIGGYTSGSGGSFAGSSLSGPTNKFWSGSVDGVNVYGSELSQSDVTILYTSGIPAISAATACVGSGSTVTVSSSALTTGTYTVTYNVSGTNTVSSTTASMSFTAGSPGTGTFTTSNLSTAGSSNVVNVTAISNASGCSTSVVPTASSANFTTSAVSATPTINSPINANVAATITGTNTDANSATIQVFKNGTTSLGTTSTVATGGTWTLSNANVSTGDIITAVATATGKCASAASSSVTVQAPVAGPPTVVTTAATSIDSTHATLNANVGANGFDVNGVSFDYGTTTGYGTNVNGTTSPATITTNGTSAATISGLTPNTLYHYRGNASNSSGTTNSTTDITFVTLPDAPVVGSPSSATATGFTANWTAPSPAGNQTYTYTVEASTSNTFSSIAATQSSIASGTLTYTFSTLSGATTYYYRVKAVNATGSSVASATSSAVTTTFTASTTPCSTSGTGASGSPAIIADAPYGGPTIDGTEDAIWSKTPAYSVNRWISDGSSSNIQAGTTWQAMYDSTNFYLLVKVKDANPRTTTNGCSDGNNWQFDAVEVYLAVSGNSTSHQTRFNLGCGGGAVSGTNTWTSGVVWAIPQVTGGYNLELKIPWATIGQSTPTSGTIVRFDLNIDDNQNPTTQGRTVQYAWSPTAAGDEYQSPGEYGYVQLGVCPSPTLSTPTVANITDVSADLGSTVTAVNGGFLSAGASGTVYRTTTGVTTENALGGITPTQGTPFTQTRTGLSPQTQYFYKAFATRNNFGVSLTGTSSEGSFYTLSTSPTTLPSFTSATGCAKAILNWNAATFPASGATTKGYVLLRAVSPTVPSLSNADGAPLVAGTGTTIIDSTITSAATTNGPGGDATVTAGNTYNYVLVPFTWDGTHAATRNYLTGMTAQSVTISATSVGGTAATTTSAICAGSTATLTLSNNTGAIQWQQSSDNSTWTNVTGGSGATTSSYTTAALTAGLYYRAAVTSGSCSVANSNSVLITVSQSSTASGIDWTSGTNDNTTGLGPWVLNSGATSGFFTASVASAGSPFASPFIDQASNSWGIYAYNGDVASASRSLTSFATGNSITFSMQNGYVTSGGTNAVGFSLWNASSASLMEFYYNGGYIINDASGANATTGISDSHTGLTVTIAYTASNSYAISVTAQGSSTVLFHKTGTFISTGNQTPASVRFFNGNSGSCGGGNCNNIYLNSLSLNNPIIYVQPSTAAQPICVSTTGALSVSAAGTNLSYQWYSNTTASNVGGSSVGGATSPSYAPPSPTPGTTVYYYCVVSGNCSATTTSDVSGAITSLATPATPGTITGAAIQCSGTTNQTYSISSVTDASTYTWTVPTGWSIQTGQGSASITVTAGTFGQNGNITVTAGNTCGTSSAQSTAVSVANPSVAPTGLNVTSASICSGTTSTLTQTGGSLGTGAYWQWYTDAGFTTPIGTSLTSSDASLQVTPASTTTYYLRSEGNTGTCANNVAAAGSVTITVTPHPVANIGSGDASICSSGNYPFTATASDYSAFVWTTTGDGAFADNNTLSATYTPAGRDFAIGKDTISLIAVALSGICPNDTSSMVLSINAAEWTGLGGSGDWNDPSNWSACGTPDATANANIVIPNNDGDNYPVLPSFGGTFNNVTLGSRATIDIGTFFPPSFNNTLTINGNLTGDGSIIGNTTATLVLGGTASNLKFTSGSEILLSLQLKTGATATLASLLNIDAGYDNAHPGTLSVDTNAVFNTGDGLTLVSNDFNTAQVTPVGPSGAINGRVTLQRFLRSSDNDPYVDPNGNIYIDPQAKRAWRLLTAPFKNTDVQTIYQSWQENGLVYEDGDASTHGKGTLITGPGGSNGLEPGVNSNYSMKVFNYSTQKLENVANTNVAISQGSNGGSAENTGYFIFIRGDRNPETVRNPNGGGVPVNVTTLSAKGVLQTGPQVFPLIASGGITSQKYTLVGNPYASPIDLNKVSFSGYGLGNIDVYTWDPSIGDVGAYVLLENENQGAGFQTNAQGHQNSYIQSSQAFFVLGSTNSPSLTIDEDAKVGATDNNNNLVFRPTGVPLNPWMIARLYNVNNDNSVNSIDYNQTYFNNAYSMDAVLGEDAPKLANIGETFSVIRGGTSLFSDRRPVLRSMDTVFFKLLRTKTQQKYQLRFFDSIPGTNLEAWLKDNYTKDSMLISLTDSSSIYSFTSAGVDGSGANLDSVRFTILFRPQGVNPVTFTNVKAQWMGNSNVSVQWNVANQLNINKYEVERSTDGKTFTAVGDVNAVNGTLVYNLMDDNAAAGTIKYRIKSISTNGEVLYSQIVTATIEASAPAVTIITNPVVGSTIELKFNNMPTGKYVLRLMDNLGRTILSKEISHSIASPTETLPIYQVAKGVYHLDVFGTGNYQNSIKVIR from the coding sequence ATGAATAGAAATTTACGTTGCTATGCTGCTGACCCTGTTGGCGCCCATTCTAATTTGTTATCAAGAAATACAATGATTATGAATAATGATTTGCTAGCCGTGAAGAACGGTATTAGTAAAAAAATTATCCTTTTGGGGGTAATTTTATTTACTTTTTCTGCTGGATTTGCACAAAGATTTGCTGTTGCGAGTGGTAACTGGGATGCTACAAGCACTTGGTCTACGACTGCTGGTGGTTCATCTGGAGCGTCTGTGCCTACAGCAAGTGATAATGTTACAATACCAGGTAATTTTACAGTAGCTGTAAGAACTTCTTCAGGTAATGCAACATGTAATAGTCTTACGATTCAAAGTGGAGGAACTTTGACAATGGGTGAATCCGGTAACACGACAGCTCGTACTTTAGTTGTATCTGGTAACATACAGGTAAATACTGGTGGAACTTTTACCTGCCAAGGCAACAATGCTGTAACTCACAACTTAAATGTTGCAGGAGACTTCACAAATAATGGTACAGTTAATTTTGTAGTAAGTTCTAATAGACTTGTGAATGTGACTTTCAATAAATCTGGGACACAAACACTTTCTGGAACACCTACATCAAACGTATTTAATGGTATTACTATAGGATCAGGTACTACCGTAAATTGCACTAGTGATTTAACTTTAAACGGAGTGCTTACCAACAATGCTACTGGTACAAGTATATTTAATGCAACTGCCGGTACAATTACTTTAGCATCAACCGCATGGAGTGTTACTAATAATGCTTCAGGCATTTTTAATACTTCTCTTAATCTTAATAATGCTACAGTTACAGGTACAGGTACAAATAAAAATACACTTAAATTCATTTTTGCTGTCTCAGGAACTCTGACAATCAATTCAGGAGTTACATTTGATTGTGTAGGTAGTAACGATTCAACTAGCACAGGAAATATCATACTTAATAAAAATGGCGCAGGTATTAATAACTTAAATACTTCAGCTAGTACAACAATTTTGGGCAGGTTAACAGTACTTTGCCCAAATGCTACGGATGTAGTTAGTTTATCAGGTTATGGTTACACTAATCCTATAAATATTGGAGGTAGTAATCAGCGAGGAGCTTTGTATTTAACTAAAGGGATACTTAAATTGACCTCTAATTATATTTCATTTCCTAAATATACCTATGTTTATAAAACTTCAGGAGACTTAGCCAGTAGTGGAGACGGAGCTGGAGTCGGGGATGTTGATGCTGACGGAGGTACGATTTTTTATAACCCGAATTCGGGTTCAGATATAAATTTAAAAGGAGGACCAACTCTTAATAATTTTATATCATTAAGTACTGATGGAAATGGGCCTATAAATTTTGGAAATGTAGGTAATGCAAGATTCAATGGAATATTTTCTATTATTAATGGTAATTCTGCTGCCATTACTTACACAAGTGGAAGCGCGGCATCTAATGGTCCAAAATGGGGACCTAATTCAACTCTTTACTATAAAGGTGATGCAAATACAACACATACCACTAGCGTAGTGGGAAGTCTATGGTTTGCTACTTCGGGTACTACAATTGGAAGTACTATTGGCTATCCGAACAATGTAACATTTATAAATGCAGGTGGTCCATATACTATTTCACAAAGTGTGCCTTTAAATGGAGTCTTAACTTGCGGAGATGGTTCAACAGCTAGCAGTATTACTATTTCAGGAGGAACAGCTCCTTTTACTTGTGGAGGCCTTAACATTCAAACCAGTTCTACCTTAATAGCTCCTTCGGGTAATATGATAGTTAAAGGAGATTTTACGAATTTTAATACGTTTACAAATAGTGGTGGTACTGTTACTTTTGGAGGATCCTCTCAACAAAACATCGGTATTGCTGCTGTCACTACTAACATTACTACAGTTAATGGATCTCCCTTTGCAACTGTGGCTTCTGCAAGTGGATTAGTAGTAGGAGAGGGCAACCCTACAGCGGTTACCGGAATTGCTGCAAATACTCGTATTCTGGCCATTAATGGCACTACAATTTATTTGTCTGCAAATGCTACTGCTTCTGGAACTGTATCAATAACTTTTTCAAAAACTAATGGCACACACGCATTTAATAATTTAACAATTAGTAATACAGCATACGTAAAATTAAAAACACCAACATCCGTGGCTGGTGTTCTTGCATTACCTACGTCAGGTTCTTCCGGTATTATTGAAACAGATAATACAAATCTTTTAAGTGTTACTAACACTGGTACAGGCGCTATAACTGGAGGTTATACTTCAGGATATATTAACGGACCTGTAAAATGGACTTCAAATACTACAAACGGTGCTCAATATGCATTCCCTGTAGGTTCAGGAACAACAAATTATTTACCTTTAGTTTTAACTAAGAATACCACAACTGCTACTAATGTAACAATTTCAGCCTCTACAGGAACTTTTAGCAGTGCAACTTTTAACGCTCCCTTAGATTCTTTAAGCAAAACAGAACATTGGAGATTAATTGCAGATCAGGTTTTAACTGGAAGTACTGTTTCTTTAAATAGAACAGCTGCAATGGGCAATCTAAATAAAATTGGAGAAAGTACCGACACAACAGGATCTGGTTCTTATTCGTCAATCGGAGGTACGGGCACAGGTCCAATAATTTCTGGAGATATTGGAAGTGGTAAAGTACTTGATTTTCAATTAGCTAAAATCACACCTTGTGCTGGTCCAACAACCGGTACAATTACTGCAAGTGCAGCTGCAAATTCTTGTAATGGAGGGTCATTAGTAACATTATCTGCCCCTAGTCTGGCAGATGGTACGTATGATATAACATATACTGTTACCGGAACTAATTCAGTAGGTTCTACTTCTGTAACCAGTCTTGTTTTTAGTTCACACAGCGCTTCTTTCACTACATCTAATTTAACAAGTGCCGGTTCAGCTAATGTAGTTAATATAACAGGTATAGCTTTACATAGTACACCCACCTGTATTACTACTTTAAGTGTGGCTAGTCCAAGTTTTTCTACTAATCAGGGTCCAACAGTTGCAGGCATAACTGCAGCTGCAACTTCAGTTTGTGCTGGTACAGGATCCGTAGTTACGGTGAGCGGTTCAACATTAGCAGATGGTGCTTATACTATCAGCTATAATGTAAGCGGTACTAACACGGTTAGTTCTACAACAGCTACAATGACCGTTTCAGGAGGAACCAAGTCAGGTACATTTACAACAAGTGCATTAAGTGTTGCGGGCGCAGCGAATGTGGTTAATATAACAGGAATCGCGTTAACAGCTTCTTCTGCTTGTATTACTACTGTATCTGCAAGCTCAGCTAGTTTTACTACTAATTCAGGTCCTAGCGTTAACAGTACAACAAGCATTACCCCTTTAATGGCGTATGATTTTACAGGATATACGGGAGGTTCGGCAACCAGTCCAAGTACAGGAAGCATTGGTTCTAATAATATTATACCTAATAGTACCGGGTTAACTGCGACTACAGATAGATTTGGGACTTCAAATGCAGCTGTATCGAGTTTTAGTGCTTCTACTAATTACATGTGGAGTAATGCTGCGTTTTCAAGCAGTCCTACTACTTTTAGTATTTCCGGCTGGTTTAAAACCAGTGTAGGCGGATTTATGATGGGTATATTAGCTGGACAGTCTGGTGATCCGGGTTCACACGACCATAATATTTGGATGGATGATAATGGGCACGTTGTATTTGGTATATGGACTGGTAGTGCTACTGTTGTTGCCTCACCGGGAACATATAAAGACAATGCATGGCATCATGTAGTAGCTACTATTGGTACTGGTAATGTTCTAAGGCTATATATGGATGGATCTTTAGTATCTACTTATACAGCTACATCCAGTGGAGATGGTATAAGTGGAAGATGGCTTAGAATTGGTTACAACACTAACCTTTGGATAGGCGGCTACACTTCCGGAAGCGGAGGTAGCTTTGCAGGATCTTCACTTTCTGGACCTACTAATAAATTTTGGTCAGGCTCAGTAGATGGTGTGAACGTATATGGTTCAGAGTTAAGTCAGTCTGATGTTACTATTTTATATACTAGTGGAATTCCTGCTATTTCAGCAGCTACTGCTTGTGTGGGTAGTGGTTCAACAGTAACTGTTTCTTCCAGTGCTTTAACTACAGGAACTTATACTGTAACATATAATGTAAGTGGTACAAATACTGTTTCATCTACTACTGCAAGTATGAGTTTTACAGCGGGCAGCCCCGGTACAGGAACATTTACTACATCTAATTTAAGTACTGCCGGATCGTCAAATGTTGTTAATGTTACAGCTATATCAAATGCTTCGGGATGTAGCACTTCGGTAGTGCCTACAGCAAGTTCTGCTAATTTTACAACATCTGCCGTATCTGCTACTCCTACTATTAATTCGCCAATTAATGCAAATGTTGCTGCTACCATTACAGGTACAAATACAGATGCAAACAGCGCAACAATACAAGTGTTTAAAAATGGAACTACTTCACTCGGTACAACCAGTACAGTAGCTACCGGTGGCACATGGACTTTAAGTAATGCAAATGTTTCAACAGGTGATATTATTACAGCCGTTGCAACAGCAACCGGTAAATGTGCCAGTGCTGCATCTTCTTCTGTAACAGTACAGGCTCCAGTAGCAGGTCCTCCAACAGTAGTTACAACAGCGGCAACAAGTATTGATTCAACACATGCTACTTTAAATGCAAACGTTGGTGCAAATGGGTTTGATGTAAACGGGGTTTCTTTTGACTACGGTACTACCACAGGTTATGGTACTAATGTTAACGGAACAACTTCTCCTGCAACAATAACAACCAATGGTACATCTGCAGCAACAATATCGGGATTAACACCTAATACTTTGTATCACTACCGTGGTAATGCCAGCAATTCTTCCGGCACTACTAACAGTACTACAGATATTACTTTTGTTACATTACCTGATGCTCCTGTTGTAGGTTCTCCTTCTTCAGCTACTGCTACAGGGTTTACGGCTAACTGGACTGCACCTAGTCCTGCAGGTAATCAAACATATACTTATACGGTAGAAGCTTCTACCAGCAATACATTTAGTTCTATTGCTGCAACACAAAGCAGTATTGCATCAGGAACTTTAACTTATACATTTAGTACTTTATCCGGGGCAACTACTTATTATTATCGTGTAAAAGCGGTAAATGCAACCGGCAGCTCAGTTGCTTCAGCAACCAGCAGCGCAGTTACTACTACATTTACAGCAAGCACAACACCATGTAGCACTAGTGGTACAGGTGCAAGCGGTTCTCCTGCAATTATTGCGGATGCTCCTTATGGTGGTCCAACCATTGATGGAACAGAAGATGCCATCTGGTCTAAAACACCTGCTTATAGTGTTAACAGGTGGATCAGCGATGGAAGTTCCAGCAATATCCAGGCAGGTACTACATGGCAGGCAATGTATGATTCTACTAACTTTTATCTATTGGTAAAAGTAAAAGATGCCAATCCAAGAACAACTACTAATGGTTGTAGCGATGGAAACAACTGGCAATTTGATGCCGTTGAAGTTTACCTGGCAGTAAGTGGAAACTCAACCAGCCATCAAACCAGGTTTAACCTTGGTTGTGGCGGAGGTGCTGTATCCGGTACTAACACCTGGACTTCAGGAGTGGTTTGGGCAATCCCTCAAGTTACCGGCGGCTATAATTTAGAACTTAAAATTCCTTGGGCAACTATTGGACAAAGTACGCCTACCAGTGGAACTATTGTTCGTTTTGATCTTAATATAGATGATAACCAAAACCCGACCACTCAAGGTAGAACGGTACAATATGCATGGTCTCCAACAGCGGCAGGAGATGAATATCAAAGTCCTGGAGAGTATGGATACGTTCAATTAGGTGTTTGTCCTTCACCAACATTATCAACACCAACAGTTGCTAATATTACCGATGTTTCAGCAGACCTTGGATCTACAGTAACAGCCGTTAACGGAGGTTTCTTATCTGCAGGTGCATCCGGTACAGTATATCGTACAACTACAGGTGTAACAACAGAAAATGCATTGGGAGGAATCACTCCAACGCAAGGAACACCATTTACTCAAACAAGAACAGGATTAAGTCCTCAAACACAATATTTCTATAAAGCTTTTGCGACAAGAAATAACTTTGGAGTATCGCTTACAGGAACATCTTCTGAAGGTAGCTTCTACACGTTATCTACTTCTCCAACAACTTTACCATCATTTACAAGTGCAACCGGTTGTGCAAAAGCAATTCTTAATTGGAATGCAGCAACCTTCCCTGCATCCGGAGCTACTACAAAAGGATATGTTCTATTAAGAGCAGTAAGTCCTACAGTTCCAAGCTTAAGCAATGCAGATGGAGCTCCATTGGTTGCAGGTACAGGAACAACTATTATCGACTCGACAATAACATCAGCTGCTACTACTAACGGACCGGGCGGCGATGCTACTGTTACGGCTGGCAATACGTATAATTATGTGTTAGTTCCGTTTACATGGGACGGCACACATGCAGCTACCCGTAACTACTTAACAGGTATGACAGCACAATCGGTAACAATAAGTGCTACAAGTGTGGGCGGTACAGCAGCTACTACTACAAGTGCCATATGTGCAGGAAGTACTGCTACATTAACTTTATCCAATAATACAGGAGCTATACAATGGCAACAATCTTCTGATAACAGTACCTGGACGAATGTAACAGGTGGAAGTGGTGCAACAACATCCAGTTATACAACAGCCGCACTTACTGCAGGTTTATATTATAGAGCAGCTGTTACCAGCGGATCTTGTAGTGTTGCCAATTCAAACTCAGTTTTGATAACAGTTAGTCAATCAAGTACAGCTTCCGGAATAGACTGGACTTCAGGAACCAATGATAATACAACAGGATTAGGACCATGGGTTCTTAATAGCGGTGCAACTTCCGGCTTCTTTACAGCTTCGGTAGCATCGGCCGGTAGCCCATTTGCTTCTCCATTTATTGATCAAGCAAGTAATTCATGGGGTATCTATGCTTATAATGGCGATGTAGCTTCTGCATCAAGATCATTAACTTCATTTGCAACAGGTAATTCCATTACCTTCTCAATGCAAAATGGATATGTTACATCAGGAGGAACTAATGCTGTAGGGTTTAGCTTATGGAATGCTTCCAGTGCATCCTTAATGGAGTTTTATTATAACGGTGGTTATATTATCAATGATGCTTCCGGAGCAAATGCAACTACGGGTATCAGTGATTCGCATACAGGATTAACTGTTACCATCGCTTATACAGCTTCTAACTCTTATGCTATTTCAGTTACAGCACAAGGAAGCAGTACTGTATTATTCCACAAAACAGGTACATTTATCAGTACAGGAAATCAAACACCTGCATCCGTTCGTTTCTTCAACGGTAATTCCGGAAGTTGCGGTGGCGGTAACTGTAATAATATTTACCTTAATAGTCTTTCTTTAAACAATCCAATAATATACGTACAGCCTTCTACGGCTGCACAACCAATATGTGTTTCAACTACCGGCGCTTTAAGCGTTTCAGCAGCAGGAACAAATCTTTCTTATCAATGGTATAGTAATACTACAGCCTCAAATGTTGGCGGAAGTTCAGTGGGTGGAGCAACATCTCCATCTTATGCACCTCCATCACCAACACCGGGAACTACTGTTTATTACTATTGTGTAGTAAGTGGTAATTGCTCAGCAACTACTACAAGTGATGTTTCAGGAGCAATTACTTCATTAGCAACTCCTGCTACTCCGGGTACTATTACGGGTGCAGCAATACAATGCTCAGGTACAACAAATCAGACATATAGTATTTCAAGCGTAACAGATGCAAGTACTTATACATGGACAGTGCCTACCGGATGGTCTATTCAAACAGGTCAAGGAAGCGCTTCTATAACAGTAACTGCAGGAACATTTGGACAGAATGGTAATATAACAGTAACTGCAGGAAATACTTGTGGAACAAGTTCTGCACAAAGTACTGCGGTAAGTGTGGCGAATCCATCTGTGGCTCCAACCGGCTTAAACGTAACTAGCGCATCAATTTGTAGCGGAACCACCTCTACATTAACACAAACCGGTGGAAGCTTAGGTACAGGAGCTTATTGGCAATGGTACACTGATGCAGGATTTACAACTCCTATAGGTACTTCTCTTACATCAAGCGATGCCAGCTTACAGGTAACTCCGGCTTCAACTACTACTTATTATTTAAGATCAGAAGGTAATACAGGAACTTGTGCGAATAATGTAGCAGCTGCAGGAAGTGTTACGATTACAGTAACTCCACATCCTGTAGCAAATATAGGCAGCGGTGATGCTTCTATTTGTAGTTCAGGTAACTATCCATTTACAGCTACAGCCTCTGATTATAGTGCATTCGTATGGACAACAACCGGTGATGGAGCATTTGCAGATAATAATACATTATCGGCTACATATACACCCGCCGGAAGAGATTTTGCAATCGGAAAAGATACGATCTCTTTAATTGCTGTTGCGCTTAGTGGAATTTGTCCTAATGATACCAGCTCAATGGTACTTTCTATTAATGCTGCTGAGTGGACAGGCTTAGGCGGATCGGGTGATTGGAATGATCCTTCTAACTGGAGTGCTTGTGGCACGCCAGATGCAACGGCTAATGCAAACATTGTAATTCCTAATAATGACGGAGATAATTATCCAGTATTACCAAGCTTTGGTGGAACCTTTAATAATGTAACATTAGGAAGCAGGGCTACTATCGATATCGGAACATTCTTCCCGCCTTCCTTTAATAATACGCTTACTATAAATGGTAATTTAACCGGAGATGGTAGCATTATCGGCAATACTACAGCAACACTTGTGTTAGGTGGTACTGCAAGTAATCTTAAATTTACTTCAGGTTCTGAAATATTGTTAAGCTTACAATTAAAAACCGGAGCTACGGCTACGCTTGCTTCTCTTTTGAATATAGATGCAGGGTATGACAATGCACATCCGGGAACATTGAGTGTAGACACGAATGCTGTCTTTAATACAGGTGATGGACTTACTTTAGTGTCTAATGATTTTAATACAGCTCAGGTTACCCCTGTTGGTCCAAGTGGCGCAATCAATGGTAGAGTAACGCTTCAACGTTTCTTGAGAAGTTCTGATAATGATCCTTATGTTGATCCTAATGGTAATATTTACATTGATCCACAAGCAAAACGTGCATGGCGTTTGTTAACTGCTCCATTCAAAAACACGGATGTACAAACTATTTACCAGTCATGGCAGGAAAACGGGTTGGTGTATGAAGATGGAGATGCATCTACTCATGGAAAAGGAACTCTTATTACGGGACCTGGTGGCTCCAATGGATTGGAACCAGGTGTTAACTCAAATTATTCAATGAAAGTGTTCAACTATTCTACTCAAAAACTGGAAAATGTAGCCAATACTAATGTGGCGATTTCTCAGGGTAGCAATGGTGGTTCAGCAGAAAATACCGGTTACTTTATCTTTATCCGCGGTGACAGAAATCCGGAAACTGTAAGAAATCCAAATGGTGGAGGTGTTCCGGTAAATGTAACTACATTAAGTGCAAAAGGCGTATTGCAAACAGGACCACAGGTATTCCCGTTGATCGCATCCGGTGGAATTACATCTCAGAAATATACGTTGGTTGGTAATCCTTATGCATCACCGATCGATCTGAATAAAGTGTCTTTCAGTGGTTATGGATTAGGTAATATTGATGTATATACATGGGATCCTTCTATTGGTGATGTGGGTGCTTATGTATTATTGGAAAATGAAAATCAAGGAGCAGGCTTCCAGACAAATGCTCAAGGTCACCAAAATAGTTATATCCAATCTTCACAAGCATTCTTTGTATTGGGAAGCACTAACTCACCTTCATTAACTATTGATGAAGATGCTAAAGTGGGCGCAACAGATAATAATAATAATTTGGTGTTCCGTCCAACAGGAGTACCATTAAATCCATGGATGATCGCAAGATTGTATAATGTAAATAATGATAATTCGGTAAACAGTATCGATTACAATCAAACATACTTTAATAATGCTTACAGCATGGATGCTGTATTAGGAGAAGATGCACCTAAACTGGCAAATATTGGTGAGACCTTCTCAGTAATACGTGGCGGTACTTCTTTATTCTCTGACAGAAGACCGGTATTGCGTAGCATGGATACAGTGTTCTTTAAGTTGCTTCGTACAAAAACACAACAGAAATATCAATTGCGTTTCTTTGATAGTATTCCAGGCACTAATTTAGAAGCCTGGTTGAAAGACAACTATACAAAAGATTCAATGTTGATATCATTGACCGATTCTTCATCTATATACAGCTTTACCAGTGCAGGGGTTGACGGTAGCGGAGCTAATCTTGATTCAGTTCGTTTCACCATCTTGTTCCGTCCACAAGGCGTTAATCCTGTAACCTTTACCAATGTAAAAGCACAATGGATGGGTAACAGCAACGTATCTGTTCAATGGAATGTAGCCAATCAATTAAATATCAATAAGTATGAAGTAGAAAGATCAACAGATGGTAAAACATTTACTGCTGTTGGTGACGTAAATGCTGTAAACGGAACATTGGTGTATAATCTTATGGATGATAATGCTGCAGCCGGTACAATCAAGTATCGTATAAAGAGCATTAGCACTAATGGCGAGGTGTTGTACAGTCAAATAGTAACAGCTACTATTGAAGCATCGGCACCTGCGGTTACTATCATTACCAATCCTGTTGTAGGAAGTACTATTGAATTGAAGTTTAATAACATGCCTACCGGCAAATATGTACTTCGTTTAATGGACAATTTGGGAAGAACGATCTTATCGAAAGAGATCAGCCATTCTATCGCCAGTCCAACAGAAACGCTTCCTATTTACCAGGTGGCAAAAGGTGTATATCATTTAGATGTATTTGGAACGGGTAACTATCAAAACAGTATAAAAGTTATTCGTTAA